Genomic DNA from Manihot esculenta cultivar AM560-2 chromosome 15, M.esculenta_v8, whole genome shotgun sequence:
ATATATTTGGCATTGTTATTGGGAAGTATATTgagggagaaaaaaaaagatattaaaaattaatttaaaataaaattttacttgtTGTAGTCATAAAAATTCTATAACAATTAAATAGCTTTTTCAACAAAATCTAAGACGGTGCAGATCACTCTTTTGGCTTCCCAACCTCAAGCTCAAACAGGGCCTCAATATTTAAGCTTTTCTTTCTCCTTGTccatgtaaaagaaaaaaaagtaagaGGATCAAAATGTTCATATatcatgaaataattaaaagatgaCAAATCATGCACTGatcaaaagagagagagagtgtgtgTTCTTACCAATCATGTTGAAGTTGAGCTCAGTAACAGCAGCAAGTGCACAACCACCTATAATTGGAATAAGGGACATGTAAACCCCTGCAGGGAAGGTGTCGCCCAAGATGAACCTTGAGACCAAGACGCTGAAGGCAGGCTCGCCACTCTTAATGATATGGGTAAATGAGACAGCAACCTTTGACATGCTCACTGTTGCAGCTACATGCCCAATTGTATGGGCCACAGCAACCTTAcgagaaaaagaaaacaattaGAGAACGCTAGGAATGCAACTAGAATCAAATTGACAACATATCTCAGTTCAATCCCCAGACACCATTAATCCTAaaagctctttttttttttaattggccGAGAAAAGGTTTAAGAAAGCGAAACAAGTCCAATTTTAGATCAAATTTTCATACACCCAACAAAATTGAATAAACGCAAATCAAACTTTCGTTCCCTATGCTTTCCAGCAAGtaatttaataagattatttaaaaaatatatatataaagcacAAACAGCTGCCCATCATTTGCCCCTTTCACTCATTTTCATCTGCAACAAAACAAAGGGTAATTTTCTCGTCTGAGAACCATAAAACCTGAAAACTGAATCGGGCAAATCAAAACAAAAACATCACTTTCCCATCATTTCCTTCACTTtcgcaaaaaaaaataaaacagaaCCCACAAATTTACTTACAGGGAACAGAGTCTTCCAAAACTCAAAATCAGTTTTAGGTGCCTCGGCGATCCTTATAGCCCAGGAAACTAGCATGATGAGAGATCCACAAGCTAAAGAAAGTGTAGAGGTCAGCCACGGAAATGGAAACGCATTCAACACCTTCTTGTTGTATATGTTGAACACCACATTCAAAGCCCACCATGTTGCAAAGTAAATCCCAATCTTGACCCTCCTCGCTGTCTCTGATTTTGTCTCTTCAGCCTTTATTGGCTGCAATCGGTCCCCATAGGCTTTGCATGTGATCAAGTATTTCCTTTGAGGTTTTGATACAGCAATAGACTCGATCGAGGAGACCAGTAGAGGTTTTGACACAGAGAGAACTGGTTTTGGGTTCTTCTGGACTGTAAGTGACGGCAAAAACAAAGATCTCTGTATAGTTAATGGACTTTGTCTGCGAAAAATCGTGTCAGATCCATTGATCATGGGTGCCATAGCAGATTGCTTGACGGTGCAAATCATGATGCAATTTTCCAAGTTAAAATCgaaaagggtaaaataaaatGACACAAATCTGTCTCTAACAACTCACGGATGGAGATGAATATCAAAAAGGAAGAGAGGTTCACaagaaatatatatgtatataaaaaggTAGTCTTTTGCGACAATTTCTCTATGTCAAAAGGTAAAAAACCAAGATCTCGCAGGATTTAAACAAATAATCACAAAAGCTAAAAAACAATAAGATTGCTACGATTCTACGGAGCTAACTGTGGAAGAAACACCAAATATTCTCTACTTATATTTATACTTTTTACTGGGTTTTACGGGTAGAAACAGAGAGAAAGAGGGGAGCTCTCGAATTTTGCTGAGAAGCTCTTCTTCTGCTCTGAAATCTCGGTCCAAATGTCAAACGATCATGCGAGTGTATCTTTCTGCATTAAGGAATTTCAATCCTATATCAGTTTCACCAAAAATGGCGTGGAaccataaatttttatttgaattgaaaataataaaatactcacACACGTTGCAAATAcgcttaaatatatatataaaatataaaatatatattaaataaagtaatataaaaattatttatatttaaaaaattataacataaTAACTATACCAAAATATATGAAGTATGAAATTatagtttttattataaaattaaagattattaacatataaataatatattttttaaaatatttgtgaTAAGAAAttgtaatattaatttatttttctctttaaaaaatcattactaataaaattttaattcacaaATGTTATAAtcattttctatattttctacaaaacaagctaattttaatgtttaaatttaacacaacatataaattattaaataatagttaaaatttcTTTAAGAACCAATCAGTTTCATTTTTTGTGAGATCTGATCTATTCAAagtcaaaacaaaaaaaatggaaataattttttttatttgtttcattTGCTGAAATTTTGGTATTTTCTCTAACCCTTTTAGCCATGTCATCAGACTAACATTTCATtttaaacaaatatttttataatgaacattttcttttatttgtgaaaattttatatttaaatttttattgttttatattatttctaatttaatttttcttaaaatatttatttttttgcttttagtttataacttttatttattttttaagaattattttttcaCTTTAGTAAATCAATTGAATAGGAATATGatataattgatttaattttatatttaaacaaatttttattttatttttctaacatattaattaattaaattttggtgagaatttaactaaaataaataaaatattaatggcAAAAATCTGCCCTtgtaaattttatgaaatatttacaGATGGATTCAATGTGCAATTTTTAGCAAGAGTAAAAATGGGGATTGTAGTTGTCAAGGGTCAAACTCCTCCAGTTTCGGCTTTTAATGGAGCGGAACAAATTTAACACAAGGagttgaaaatttaattaagaattttattattaataaaaatataaatataaaatacgaaaatgaataaataaataacaaattaaatttatcatataaaaaaaaatttatgcgTACAAATATACATGCAtctaatcaataaataaataataaattaatattaatattataaaaaaatcaaatttttaataaattataaattttttttttaaaaatacaagaaaatttcattaattcaaagaaaatatagaaacaatatggagaagaaagacATCAACCCAAACTCCTTGATCTGACTCAGAATAAGCCGATATTGTTAGAATATGAGTAACATCATTCGCAGATCTATGAACAAAAACACACTTTATTTTCTCATACTGACATCACAAATACCTGAGCATTCAATTTGAAAAGGACTTGATTCCATCCACATTCTTTAATCCAACTCAATACTTCCCGAAATGGCATAGTTTCAGCACACTTTGCATCCATATGGCTATAAAAAGAGTCTGTTCTAGCAGCCACAAAACTCCCATCATCATTCCGGATTACACAACCGAAACTTATCGAATCTCGTTGCAAGCTTAAAGAGGCGTCAATGTTCACCTTGATACAATCGTGCGACGGAGGAGACTAGACCGGGCGAACCGAATCGACAATGGTACTTACTGAGGAAACGGCACGGGCTGCTTtccattgctgcaaaaaattcaaagccatgaagaacacaccactCGCAGTCTGACCCTGACCCTTCCATACAACATTGTTTCTGTTTTGCCACAAAGCCCATAAGATCATTAGCATAAGGGAGGCATTTTCCACAGAAGTAGAAGAGAAGGCTAAAGAAAACCATTCATTTAAAGAGGATGCAGAAGGCGCAGGCCAACTCAACAGTGAGCTTAATGAAGGATCAACCGGAACTCTCTTGGAGGACTGAAACGACAAGAGGCAAGGGACAACATTAACTAGAGCCCGCCAGCAGAAATTAAGCACTTTTAGGGGAACTTTAGCTTTTCATAACCTTTTCCATATCTC
This window encodes:
- the LOC110600833 gene encoding glucose-6-phosphate/phosphate translocator 1, chloroplastic, whose protein sequence is MICTVKQSAMAPMINGSDTIFRRQSPLTIQRSLFLPSLTVQKNPKPVLSVSKPLLVSSIESIAVSKPQRKYLITCKAYGDRLQPIKAEETKSETARRVKIGIYFATWWALNVVFNIYNKKVLNAFPFPWLTSTLSLACGSLIMLVSWAIRIAEAPKTDFEFWKTLFPVAVAHTIGHVAATVSMSKVAVSFTHIIKSGEPAFSVLVSRFILGDTFPAGVYMSLIPIIGGCALAAVTELNFNMIGFMGAMISNLAFVFRNIFSKKGMKGKSVSGMNYYACLSMLSLLILTPFAIVVEGPQMWTAGWQTAVSQIGPHFIWWVAAQSVFYHLYNQVSYMSLDEISPLTFSIGNTMKRISVIVSSIIIFHTPVRPVNALGAAIAILGTFLYSQATQ